One genomic region from Podarcis raffonei isolate rPodRaf1 chromosome 16, rPodRaf1.pri, whole genome shotgun sequence encodes:
- the LOC128403408 gene encoding interferon-inducible GTPase 5-like → MGGRPRSSWPTVASRAEEEDDDNNDNDNDKTILSKEQIEDLKRAFEKGSFSDLSERLQDALHFLENICLDVGVAGEPGTGKSTFINTFRDLHEEDEGAAPTGGAGASKDPVAYSHPKYDNVVLWDLPSISAPGFSVRTYLEEIKVSRYDCFIILASQRFTSAHAKLSRHIKKAGKDVYFVLSKVDAELEAARQSQPSGFSEAVALQKIREACVQDLQAERVKAPKVFLISSVVASKYDFPLLAESLSETQCVQKSHSFILATPNISHRILEKKKAAMVEHMWLVSAVACGQQAVPIPALSIACNVDLLAKTLQGYCVSFGLDDSSLRKAAEHTGQPLEQLKALVKSPLAVAITEEQVVELLMEAASKALKLPRDLVPVAEVGPSFTVVYNMLKIFVDEAAADAHRVLLKVFMSHRPRSESDQHVVSPGGSRGIFSPSDTET, encoded by the exons ATGGGAG GCCGACCACGGTCTTCTTGGCCAACAGTTGCCTcaagggcagaggaggaggatgaCGACAACAACGACAATGACAACGACAAAACCATACTGTCCAAGGAGCAGATCGAGGACCTCAAAAGGGCCTTTGAGAAAGGGAGTTTTTCTGACCTATCCGAGAGGCTCCAAGATGCCCTTCACTTCCTGGAGAACATCTGCCTGGATGTGGGTGTCGCTGGTGAACCTGGAACAGGCAAGTCCACCTTCATCAACACCTTCCGGGATCTGCATGAGGAGGATGAGGGTGCTGCTCCTACCGGTGGGGCGGGCGCCAGTAAGGACCCTGTGGCCTATTCACACCCCAAGTACGACAACGTGGTTCTGTGGGACCTCCCAAGCATCAGTGCTCCTGGTTTCAGCGTGAGAACTTACCTGGAGGAGATCAAAGTCTCCCGCTATGACTGCTTCATCATCCTTGCCTCTCAGCGCTTCACCTCTGCCCACGCCAAACTGTCTCGTCACATCAAAAAAGCTGGCAAGGACGTTTACTTTGTCCTCTCCAAGGTGGATGCGGAGCTGGAAGCTGCCCGCCAGAGCCAACCGTCTGGCTTCAGCGAAGCGGTGGCCCTGCAGAAGATCCGAGAGGCCTGTGTGCAAGACCTCCAGGCCGAGCGAGTGAAAGCCCCCAAGGTATTCCTGATCTCCAGTGTTGTGGCCAGCAAGTACGACTTCCCCCTCCTTGCGGAGAGCCTCAGCGAGACCCAGTGTGTACAGAAGAGCCACTCCTTCATCTTAGCCACTCCCAACATCTCCCACCGCATCCTGGAGAAGAAGAAGGCCGCCATGGTTGAGCACATGTGGCTGGTCTCGGCAGTAGCCTGCGGCCAACAGGCTGTGCCCATCCCGGCACTTTCGATTGCATGCAACGTGGACCTCCTAGCCAAGACCCTGCAGGGCTACTGCGTCAGCTTCGGCTTGGATGATTCCTCCTTAAGGAAAGCAGCTGAGCACACAGGGCAGCCTTTGGAGCAGCTCAAAGCCCTGGTCAAGTCACCGCTGGCTGTGGCCATCACCGAGGAGCAAGTGGTGGAGCTGCTGATGGAGGCAGCCAGCAAAGcgctgaagctgcccagagacctGGTGCCAGTGGCTGAGGTGGGCCCGTCGTTCACCGTGGTGTACAATATGCTGAAGATTTTTGTGGACGAGGCGGCAGCAGATGCCCACCGGGTGCTGCTCAAAGTGTTTATGAGCCACAGGCCTAGAAGCGAGTCAGACCAACATGTTGTGAGCCCTGGAGGCAGCAGAGGGATCTTCTCACCCAGTGACACAGAAACATAA